A stretch of DNA from Syngnathus acus chromosome 1, fSynAcu1.2, whole genome shotgun sequence:
ATCCTTCAACTACTGACTCACACCTGGACGTCAGCACAGATGTGCACCCAATCTCGGGTTTCAAGTTTGGAGTAGTCCCTTCCTCCCCTACTTGGGATGGTTCCTCCCAGAAGGTAAACACCTTGCAGCCTGAAGAAAGTGGGTGCGATGAGTCTGTTGTCTGTTCTGCTGACCTACAAAGACCCATCAAGGGCCTGTCACTGCTGGTCCTTTGCGCAATTTGTGACTGACTATGAAAATGCAGACACGGCCCATTTAGATTTTGTGTCGTCACCACAATCGGAGGAGGGCTGCTGGTTGAGCGAGTGCTTACTTGTTGTCCTGGTATGCTTTCATCGGGCTTTGTATCTCTCATCTTTGATTCTGGAGGTACAATTATAGGACCAGGAGTGTCCACATTAAAATCTCTTCGGAGGCTACTCAACGCGGAAACTGGAGGCTCTGTTATTGGATCCAGAGTATCCTCGTTTATTTCAGggagaaatatatttttatgttgtGGTTCAGGTTCAACCTGGACAGGTAAGGATGCTGTTTCGTGATCTACTAAGTCCTTGGCTGGTGTTTCCTTTAGTTCTACAGTCGAGTTATTGGCTGAGACTGTTTCAACAAAGAACTCACACTCAACCTCTGATCCTGTAACAGTTGTATCTGAATCATCTGACTCCATTTCCTCCGTTGTTGTCTCTTTAATTTCTTTGACATCATGAatgttatttacagtatgtgaaaTGTGAATGTTGCCCTCACCGTCCCTAGTAGGACTTTGGGCTTCATTTTCCAACCCAACTTGGTTAAGGGTCTCTTGGGAACGTGACAAATAAAGAGGTAACTTTTGAATCTTCCCTCGAAGGGTGGAGGCAGACAAACGGCCCATAATGCTGTGGGAACAGGATTGGAAGATGAAGTGAGTTGGCAGAATTGGCTCTTTGGCTGGATCATGGGCCACGGCAGTGTTAACTTGAAGTGAGCTAGAACCAACACTTGGAGAAGTGTATTCTTCTCTATTAGTTTCAGCCATGCATAAAGCATTTGAAATATCAGGTTTTAATCCAgtccctgaattaattgtaggATTGATGACACTTGTTGCAACTCCAAGTTTAGCTGTGATGGAGTTTATAGTGTGAGTGTATTCATTACTTTTTATATGGGTGGAAGTGGTTGAATTGTTGCGACATTGAATACTAATCTCAGATTGATCCTTGCCTGTAGGTGAATCGACACCCATGGTGCAAGTTATAGCTGTTGTCCAATCATGTCTGTCAACATTGTTACCAATATAAGCAGTTGACAAGTTATTATCATCAAAAACATCAGAATTCATGCTGTCAGTGACTTCACCGTAAGCAGTCATAGCCACTGTAATCATATCAGTAGGTTCATCTTCACTTGGTGTAATTTCTAAATGTAACTGTGAGctgttgactttttgtttctccTCAGAGTTGGATGAAGATGTTTCGGTCGGGCTTTCTGGGCATTCTTTAGGTAAGTAACCACTTTGGGAATTGTGACAAAGTGGCATTGGGGGCAGAGGGGAtgggggtggaggtggtggggggcaAAATGATAAAAGTGTTGCATCATCCTCTGCATGTGAATTTTGAACATGGGCAATCGGGTGAACACTCTTGTCATTCAACTCTGTCAGCCATGTAGTCATGATGAAAGTTTTGACCTCACGTTCACTGCAGTTCTTTGGACCATTTGAATTGTCTTGGTTCTCAGTAACCTTCGACAAGAGCTTATCTGAAGTGGATGGGCCATTCCCTGTCACACTTTGTTCTTCTTCCTCTggttttttctctccctcctcctcctgatcTTTTACAGTCTCTGGTCTCTCATCTCTACAGTCAGCACTTTCCTTCGCTTCTGGATCCAACCGACATCGCACAACAGTGATGGAAGGGGCGACTATTTTAATGTGATCTGTGACAGATTTTGATTCCATCGCATCAGGTTCCATCTCCATTTCTTGTTTCCTGTTCCTGGTGCCTGACTCCAGGAGGTCACTTGTTTGCTCATTGGTTCCACTATAATAGGGAATGGGTTTTGACTCAAGCTGTGCTGGTTCCCCTTCAGAATAAGTCATGGTGTACAGTACAGAAGAACTTGGATTATCAGTTTGTTCTAAAGGTTGAGGCTCAGAACTCGGTCTGTGGGCATTGCTACTTTCGGTCACAAAGTTCCTACTGAGAGTGGAATGGGCCTGGTCGTGCATCGATGTTGGGCGGGGTTCTGGATACGACACCCTGGAGGTATAATCGGTTTCCATGAAGGAACGACGCTTTCGGTGTCTTTTTCTCAGGTCATACAATGTTTTCTTGCCACTTCCtttcttgtcttgtttttgctCCTCCTCTGATTTTTCATCAGTCTTTGTATCTGCCATAGAGACGCTGATGTCACTCAGGTTGAGTGAGCTTACAGAATCCAACTTCATCTCAGTGCTATTATCtgtaagaaaaacaacaacaacagacaaACTTTTATAAAGTGTTTTCAATCCATTACTATACATAAACTACTTAACTCCAAATACCATAGATATTTTACATGTAAGTTTTAAACTCACACAATTAACCTTTTctcattgaaaacaaaacaaaattgtctCCTCAATGCATGCATGCGACATCCAacatatgtgtttgtgtgttgtcatGTTAGTGATAACtagtatataataataatcatgcgGTGTATAAGCTtcaaccactagatggcagaatcCTGTAGATTTGCAGCCTACTCTTACAATACAGTACTGTTTTTCCAGATTCAAAATCAATGGGATAATAAACCAAACCACAGAGTTGCCATACACagttaaaaacacacatactAAAATATTTGGCATGCTGGAtaattcacatttaaaaattgtTGAGGATTTTTTCCATTGTTTGTAGTTCATATGATATCTCGATAGCTATTAATCATCCAATCAATATTTCGGGTCATATTAACTGTCCATTTATCTTTGCTGCCACTTATCCTAGTCATTGTCATTGGTGAGATGTATACTATTACTTATTACTTGAGGGGAGATGTGAGTACTAACTGGGCTGGTCACCCATGACATAgcacatatagacaaacaagcattcatACAGAGTGACCTCGGGACAATTTAGAATCTTAATATGAATTTTGTCatatgtgtgtctgtgcacaAGCACagtaaaacatgcaaaatcaTTATATGCTAGCCCAATCCACATCAAACCCAACAGCTTTGATGCTGAGTTAGTATCAAATATTCATGGTACTATTTATTAACAAGAGTTAGAATTGGAACAGACAGCACAGTCATGACTGGTTAGCATATCTGCCTTGATGTTATGAGATTTGAATCATACCTCCGGCCTttaaatttcaaatatttttctggGAACTCTGGCTTTattccacattccaaaaatgacCATGTCAGGTTAATTAAGCACCCAACATTTTTCATGtctgtgaatggttgtttgtctttatACTATGCCCTGCGATTGACTGGTGACCGGTAGAGGGTGTACTTTGCTTCTCATCAGCTGTTATACACCCCAAACACACTGAATTATACTTGAGAACCAATAATGGAAACTGTCACCTTTTAGCTCCATGCCTGACGTTGGGTCATCAGGTGACGTGAAGCCATCTCTGGCGTCAAAGAACTCCTCATCGGAGCTGCTGTCTCCAAAGCCGGGTGGTGGCTGTAGGACTGGAGCTGACTCATGTTCGTTAACTTGACGCTGCTCTTCCACCatcttctctctttctcctttCTGAGTATCATTCACAGGCTGGGAAAGGCTACGAGCACTGTCAGGGGTGATGTTGGAGCAGAGTTTGTAGTAGCAGCTGGCATCTCTCTGGTCAAAGTTAAACACAAAATCTGAGTGGGAAGAGGCCGAGGACAAGGACGGGGACTGTGGGTGTCCCTTAATACTGCTCTTCCTGCCTGTTTGTTTGGAAACATAACCTTCACAaattttgttgtcaatcaccatatttttcctttttctcaaGCTCTTCTCTTCAGCCTCTTCATCGTCACTGGCTTCCGGAGGGCTCGGCAGGAAGTCCACAAGGCGAGAGAGTTCAGCGAAACATATGCTGTCCTCTTCGGTGTAAGAGCTGGTGGACTGATTGGTAAGGTGTATGTCAAGTGAGATGGGGGCAGCTTCCAAATGTTGGGGATCAACTAGGTCATCAGGCCTTCTGTTGTCCCCTTCATCATTATTGTAGGATGTCAAGTGAAGAAGAGGATGGGAATGAGCAGGGGGAGGAACCAGTGAGTTGGCTTCAGAGTGTGGGGGAGAATAGGGATGAATTTCAAGGGGTGAATAGATTtgagcatgattttgtgttgacACAATTGGAtgcaaagaggaagaggagcatgAAATCAAGTCGTCTTCCTCCAGAAGGTCGAGAGAATCACTGGAAGGGCTGGTAACAATACGAGAGTCAGTATGACATGAATCTGATTGTGATGGTTGGTCCTCTGCTACTCCACTTCCCAACCTAGATTCCTGTGGCTCATTTTCAAGTTTCATATAATCCATTTCTGGTTGTCCAACATTTTGGGCTGCTTTCTCCTTGAGCAGTTTGTTACACTCATTCTCATACTCAGATAGAtgattttctgtttttgtatcAGCATCATTCTTGTCTTTTCCCCTTTTGTCTGACGATTTGTTATTTCTACATTCACTGTCATGCTTGTTTCTCCTGACGTGCCTTTTCCTTGCCTCTGGCTCTGAAGAGGATCTGACACGTGGGCGGCGTTTGGCATTGAAAGACGGATGGGTGACAGGCGGCTCCATGTCTAAGTCGGACGAGTGGTCCGAGTCGCTACCACAACGTGAAACATAACCTGTggaccaaaatgaaaaatgacattcaatAGCTGAATGCATTCAAAACTGTTTGAATTGCTTCCAGGTTTTATTACGCTAAGCCTAATGGGACTTCTTggaaatatacagtatttgatttgattataTGAGCTGTCCGTGTACCCTCTTCAGCAGAcactctgtgtttttttgggacGTCCATCCAGGGAAAGATGTTGACATTGGGGTCAACAAATACTCGACAGTATCCTGCTATTAGGCATGACATATCTTTCGCTGCAGCTGTCTCCAGTAGTAGTGTGATCGGCTGAGGATGAGAGAAAGCAGCAATAACGGGTCAAAGAAGTAGGGGGGGGTAGAAAAATAAGAACACAAACTCAATCAATCACAAAAAATATacgtgtatacacacacataagcCATTGTGCGCTGTATGCAATCACTCTTCCCCAGCTGCTGCAGATATACATAATTCAAAAAATACCTATAATCAATACAATACagttacaataaataaattatcttCTTTTTGAACTTTAAAGAatctgtattgtatttttaagcTTTCCATGTTTAACTATACGCATGTATGCATATACgtatagacacacacacacgcacgcacgcacgcactcactcactcacgcacacacacacacacacacacacacacacacaccgtttTCCGtactataagccgctacttttttcACAGGCTTTTGAACCCCTGCGGCTTACAGTCCAGTGCGGCGGCTTGTTTAgggatttttcatgatttttatgatatgtatgtatgtatgtatgtatgtatcagtgtatgtatgtatgtatgtatgtatgtacggatgggtggatgggtggatggatggatggatggatggatggatggatggatggatggatggatggatggatggatggatggatggatggagtacATTTtatagtttggccgggggtgcGACCCACCGATAGATATCAGAACTGCGACCTCAATAGGAATATTTAAGACACGATTAAAGAcacagtttgtgtttttgcccccccccccccctccacggCTGATAAAGGCTGtagaagacactgccaggacaattgAGCGCAcctcctgcagctcttcacttttaattggacatccatttttttcttggattgtttatattatgtgttctatgtgccctctctgcatcctttgcagcctggtcatcctagAAGGGGAATCCTCCCATCTGCGATCTCTTCTCAAGggttctcatttttcccccagtagtttttttttttccgtttttccttgccctcctgggatcATGgtatgtttgagaataattgtcagtttttgtatatgtgaagCTCTTTGAGACTTGATTGtgatcagaatcagaatcaatGTATGCGCATCCACATTTACACAAAGTAATAGCAATGTGTGTGAGTAAATGCTCCAGGTCTTACCATAATGTCCTGCAGGTATATTTTAACCAAGCCGACCTTTTCAGACTCGGGAACAAGCTCGAGGCGTGTGATGTTGTTAAACTCTGTGAGGTTGGAAAggatgctcagtttgtggttgATCACCTGACTCACTCCATAACGGGCGCCCACCAACAGTGTAACTGTGGACTCTCTGTCCTGGAGCTGGAGCGAGGGCAG
This window harbors:
- the LOC119127948 gene encoding FERM and PDZ domain-containing protein 1; translated protein: MEVQDRSRSPSRKTSRVEQVVGRLLRRSRELGSRSHSLGRDRVAIDGRPAESSGAEERNYPFRVNVLIQRDPKLKSHGLTLSSQTPIVVQEVTQGGPADGRLVPGDQLVKINNVVVDDLTPEQAAEIIRECQESLSLTILRTMLGPKSSFITPEKRAKLKSNPVKVRFAEEVEFNGHAQGNSLLFLPNVLKVYLENGQTKAFKFEPSTTVKDIVMTLKEKLSLRNIEHFSLMLEQLYSVTKLLLLHDEEKIQQVVQKKESRDYRCLFRVCFIPKLPETLLQDDPTAFEYLYLQGVNDVLQERFAVEMRCNTALRLAALQIQERLANYGLSPKTNLKIVTKTWGIDNFVSSTLLRNMREKDLMKAISFQLKKSQSQHESKQKGLTVNQARINYLEELSDLKSYGGKTFSATMMLQDRESTVTLLVGARYGVSQVINHKLSILSNLTEFNNITRLELVPESEKVGLVKIYLQDIMPITLLLETAAAKDMSCLIAGYCRVFVDPNVNIFPWMDVPKKHRVSAEEGYVSRCGSDSDHSSDLDMEPPVTHPSFNAKRRPRVRSSSEPEARKRHVRRNKHDSECRNNKSSDKRGKDKNDADTKTENHLSEYENECNKLLKEKAAQNVGQPEMDYMKLENEPQESRLGSGVAEDQPSQSDSCHTDSRIVTSPSSDSLDLLEEDDLISCSSSSLHPIVSTQNHAQIYSPLEIHPYSPPHSEANSLVPPPAHSHPLLHLTSYNNDEGDNRRPDDLVDPQHLEAAPISLDIHLTNQSTSSYTEEDSICFAELSRLVDFLPSPPEASDDEEAEEKSLRKRKNMVIDNKICEGYVSKQTGRKSSIKGHPQSPSLSSASSHSDFVFNFDQRDASCYYKLCSNITPDSARSLSQPVNDTQKGEREKMVEEQRQVNEHESAPVLQPPPGFGDSSSDEEFFDARDGFTSPDDPTSGMELKDNSTEMKLDSVSSLNLSDISVSMADTKTDEKSEEEQKQDKKGSGKKTLYDLRKRHRKRRSFMETDYTSRVSYPEPRPTSMHDQAHSTLSRNFVTESSNAHRPSSEPQPLEQTDNPSSSVLYTMTYSEGEPAQLESKPIPYYSGTNEQTSDLLESGTRNRKQEMEMEPDAMESKSVTDHIKIVAPSITVVRCRLDPEAKESADCRDERPETVKDQEEEGEKKPEEEEQSVTGNGPSTSDKLLSKVTENQDNSNGPKNCSEREVKTFIMTTWLTELNDKSVHPIAHVQNSHAEDDATLLSFCPPPPPPPSPLPPMPLCHNSQSGYLPKECPESPTETSSSNSEEKQKVNSSQLHLEITPSEDEPTDMITVAMTAYGEVTDSMNSDVFDDNNLSTAYIGNNVDRHDWTTAITCTMGVDSPTGKDQSEISIQCRNNSTTSTHIKSNEYTHTINSITAKLGVATSVINPTINSGTGLKPDISNALCMAETNREEYTSPSVGSSSLQVNTAVAHDPAKEPILPTHFIFQSCSHSIMGRLSASTLRGKIQKLPLYLSRSQETLNQVGLENEAQSPTRDGEGNIHISHTVNNIHDVKEIKETTTEEMESDDSDTTVTGSEVECEFFVETVSANNSTVELKETPAKDLVDHETASLPVQVEPEPQHKNIFLPEINEDTLDPITEPPVSALSSLRRDFNVDTPGPIIVPPESKMRDTKPDESIPGQQVSTRSTSSPPPIVVTTQNLNGPCLHFHSQSQIAQRTSSDRPLMGLCRSAEQTTDSSHPLSSGCKVFTFWEEPSQVGEEGTTPNLKPEIGCTSVLTSRCESVVEGLNMDACGCPAVYTNCFSREGSFDEDLTVYEFSCQGSGETQNSRLPLPLMTDPPTSSLLTSSSINPPYYPHILPFSATSELSPLLSPLSDAEYLHTQTQKDTINRLRKQRYPEAPTGFQVLRADVDQLLSVLENSCADRSVVGRGGFHPRETCASHFTVNKQVLQTEARRLTTYCQEVVVIGQSPEKMLNALADSFRTLVELAGACIWFSSCDRCKQRNAEAVAGLQDVARSFRDFCLAAERAGRKHSCHDLSTKLLAKQCTALTASVFCLTQIFRTLTAL